In one Streptomyces sp. NBC_01288 genomic region, the following are encoded:
- a CDS encoding ribokinase: MYDYDLLVVGSANADLVIGVERRPGAGETVLGSDLTVHPGGKGANQAVAAARLGARTVLLARVGDDAHGRLLLDSQRAAGVDTVGVLVGGAPTGVALITVDPSGDNSIVVSPGANGKLFPVDVQAAGCLFQAARVVSVQLEIPLETVVEVVRSLADGSRFVLNPSPPRPLPAEVLAACDPLIVNEHEAKVILGDACVSERPEDWARILLAKGPRSVVVTLGAEGALVASREGVTRVPSVKVDAVDTTGAGDAFTAALAWKLGAGLSLAEAAEYAARVGAVAVTRKGAQDSFPTADEVAAL; this comes from the coding sequence ATGTACGACTACGACCTCCTGGTCGTGGGATCGGCCAACGCCGACCTCGTGATCGGCGTCGAGCGGCGGCCGGGCGCCGGCGAGACGGTCCTCGGTTCCGACCTGACCGTCCACCCCGGCGGCAAGGGCGCCAACCAGGCGGTCGCCGCCGCCCGGTTGGGAGCCCGTACGGTCCTGCTGGCCCGGGTCGGCGACGACGCGCACGGCCGGCTGCTGCTCGACTCGCAGCGGGCCGCCGGTGTCGACACGGTGGGCGTGCTGGTCGGCGGCGCGCCGACCGGGGTCGCGCTGATCACCGTGGACCCGTCCGGCGACAACAGCATCGTGGTGTCGCCCGGCGCCAACGGAAAGCTGTTCCCCGTGGACGTCCAGGCCGCCGGGTGCCTCTTCCAGGCCGCCCGGGTGGTCTCCGTACAGCTGGAGATCCCGCTGGAGACGGTCGTGGAGGTCGTACGGAGTCTCGCGGACGGCAGCCGCTTCGTGCTGAACCCGTCGCCGCCGCGGCCGCTCCCGGCCGAAGTCCTGGCCGCCTGCGACCCGTTGATCGTCAACGAGCACGAGGCGAAGGTGATCCTCGGGGACGCGTGTGTGAGCGAGCGGCCCGAGGACTGGGCCCGCATTCTGCTCGCGAAGGGGCCGCGTTCGGTGGTCGTGACGCTGGGCGCGGAGGGCGCGTTGGTGGCCTCGCGGGAGGGGGTCACCCGGGTGCCGTCCGTGAAGGTGGACGCCGTGGACACGACGGGCGCGGGCGACGCGTTCACCGCGGCGCTGGCGTGGAAGCTGGGTGCGGGGTTGTCGTTGGCCGAGGCGGCGGAGTACGCGGCCCGGGTCGGGGCGGTCGCCGTGACCCGTAAGGGTGCCCAGGACTCCTTCCCCACGGCGGACGAGGTCGCCGCGCTGTGA
- a CDS encoding Acg family FMN-binding oxidoreductase, giving the protein MTLYRLGSEGDRPLSTVAQDSPPIVRALRYGITAPSAHNTQPWRVEVVSDTEARVSFDPARLLPVTDPPGRQVHISHGTLVEMTSIAATHLGYRTDVDVLPEGGMTLAEYGTKPTAHLSLVADSEVAEDPLFAQILRRRSSRLPHTPQPLTDEERAAISAAATRPGLQPGWIGAQRMADAIECAVRGMTVEADDHGTFEETNQWFRFTDAEVAAKGDGLNLDTAGMTGLPLAAARRTTRPSNWHSWFNRSGYLRTFTKTVRDTRALLTLTTQANTMADWITTGRAYVRAQLTAAGYGLSFQPLSQTLQEFPQMDRLRARMDALADVTPPAKLQMLVRVGHTRTPALSPRRDLRDILRPR; this is encoded by the coding sequence ATGACCCTCTACCGCCTCGGCTCCGAGGGAGACCGTCCGCTGTCGACGGTGGCCCAGGACAGCCCGCCGATCGTGCGGGCGCTGCGCTACGGAATCACCGCGCCGAGCGCGCACAACACCCAGCCGTGGCGGGTCGAGGTGGTGTCGGACACCGAGGCGCGGGTCTCTTTCGACCCGGCCCGGCTGCTTCCCGTCACCGACCCGCCCGGCAGGCAGGTACACATCAGCCACGGCACTCTGGTCGAGATGACCTCGATCGCCGCCACCCATCTCGGGTACCGCACGGACGTCGACGTGCTGCCCGAGGGCGGGATGACCCTCGCGGAGTACGGTACGAAACCCACCGCGCACCTGAGCCTCGTCGCCGACTCCGAGGTGGCCGAGGACCCGCTGTTCGCGCAGATCCTGCGTCGGCGCAGCAGCCGCCTGCCGCACACACCGCAGCCGCTCACCGACGAGGAGCGGGCCGCGATATCGGCCGCCGCCACCCGTCCCGGCTTACAACCGGGCTGGATCGGCGCGCAGCGGATGGCCGACGCCATCGAGTGTGCCGTGCGGGGCATGACCGTCGAGGCCGACGATCACGGCACGTTCGAGGAGACCAACCAGTGGTTCCGGTTCACCGACGCCGAGGTCGCGGCGAAGGGCGACGGGCTCAACCTCGACACCGCCGGCATGACCGGCCTGCCCCTGGCCGCGGCCCGCCGGACGACCCGGCCGAGCAACTGGCACAGCTGGTTCAACCGGTCCGGCTACCTCAGGACCTTCACCAAGACCGTCCGTGACACCAGGGCGCTGCTCACCCTGACGACCCAGGCGAACACCATGGCGGACTGGATCACCACCGGGCGTGCCTATGTGCGCGCGCAGCTCACCGCGGCCGGCTACGGCCTGAGCTTCCAGCCGCTCAGCCAGACCCTCCAGGAGTTCCCGCAGATGGACCGGCTGCGCGCCCGGATGGACGCCCTCGCCGACGTCACCCCGCCCGCGAAGCTCCAGATGCTGGTCCGCGTCGGGCACACCCGGACCCCCGCCCTCTCACCCCGCCGCGACCTGCGCGACATCCTGCGACCCCGGTGA
- the rbsD gene encoding D-ribose pyranase, whose amino-acid sequence MKKAGILNRHLSGALAELGHGDGVLVCDAGMPIPKGPRVVDLAFRAGVPSFEEVLDGLLAELVVEGATAASEVRGANRAATALLDARFPDGLDLVSHKRLKELSADARLIVRTGEARPYANVLLRCGVFF is encoded by the coding sequence GTGAAGAAGGCAGGGATTCTCAACCGTCATCTCTCCGGCGCGCTGGCCGAGTTGGGGCACGGGGACGGGGTGCTGGTGTGCGACGCCGGGATGCCGATCCCCAAGGGTCCCCGGGTGGTGGACCTGGCGTTCCGTGCCGGGGTGCCGTCGTTCGAGGAAGTGCTGGACGGGCTGCTGGCCGAGCTGGTGGTGGAGGGCGCGACGGCGGCGAGCGAGGTGCGCGGCGCCAACCGCGCGGCCACGGCCCTGCTCGACGCCCGCTTCCCCGACGGCCTGGACCTCGTCTCCCACAAGCGGCTCAAGGAGCTGTCGGCGGACGCGCGACTGATCGTACGGACGGGCGAGGCGCGGCCGTACGCGAACGTGCTGCTGCGGTGCGGGGTGTTCTTCTAG